The DNA window TAAAACAATTGGAATCATTACCAAGCTGACCGAGCCGCCTTGTGGCATCCGGAAAGAAATGAAATCCAACACAAATCCAAGAGCCGCGAAAATTGCAATTTCTGTCATCAACAATACTTTTTTATTTCTCATGACTTCCTCCTTAGGTGTTGTGTACATCACCAGAAGGGTCGTGAATAAAACCATATTAAAAACGACGTCAGGACAGAGCCTGGCGTCGTTGTAAGAGCCGGTTTCCATCCACATCCCTGCGCAAGTGTTAACTTACAGGTTCAAAGGGTAAGAACAAATGTTCACTCTCAGCAAAAGCTCCCCTTGTGGTGTATACAACTATATTAACAGTCACCTGTATTATACACAACACTGTTCTTTTATGCAACATCGTTTTAAGATGATGTGATAGGGTAAAGATGAGAATAGTTACGATACTTGAAAGGTGGTGGAGGCAGCCGGGATATTAGGCTTGCCAAAAGGATGATTGAATTGTTAAAAGAATTGATAAAGATTCAAAGTGATACCAAAGAGGGTGCCAACAAAGCTCTTCTTTTCTGTGCCGATTGGCTAAAAACCAAAGGAGAATCCGTGAAGGTTCATGACAATAAAGGCTACTTGATGTTGACAGCTGTTAAAGGGCAAGGAGAAGAGACGATTGTCTGGAATGGTCACGTTGATGTAGTTCCGGGTCATAAAGAGCAATTTGTACCTGTTGAAGAAGGAGATCGACTTTACGGGCGAGGCGCTGCTGACATGAAAGCCGGAGTTGCAGCCATGATGCAGGCGTTTGTCGAACTCGACAGTTCCCTCGTAACTCGCGAAGTGCAGTTACATATTGTCACTGATGAAGAAATTGGCGGACGCCATACATCCAAGTGGCTCGTCGAACAAGGATTCCACGGTGATTTTGTCATTTGCGGAGAACCTACCGGATTAAAAGTCGGGCTTCAATCTAAAGGGATTTTGAGAATGGATATGGTTTTTAAAGGAAAACCTGCTCATGGTAGTCGTCCATGGGAAGGAATTAACGCCATTGAATCTGCGATGAAATTCCATCTGTCTGTCGCCGATTTACCGTTCCGAAAAGAATCCACCGAATATTACGAGCAACCTTCTGTCAATCTGCCCATCATCAAAGCAGGACAACGCTATAATGTCGTTCCTGAAGTTTGTGAAATGTCTTACGATATCCGTTTTATGCCAGGACAGCAAAAAGAAGAGATCGTTCGACAATTGGTGGACTTGGCTGAGACTTTGAACGTTACTATGGATTATAAAGCTTCGGGATCTACACCTCCTCTAACAACTACAAAAGACAATCCATTTATTCAAAGCTTGCAAAAAGCAATTACAGCTACTACACAACAACAAGCTGTTTTGTTTGGTCAGCACGGCGCAGCCGACACACGTTATTATGCAGCCGTAAACGGCGGTGAAGGTGCCATTGAATTCGGACCAAGTGGTGACGACTGGCATGGCAATGCGGAATATGTAACGATTTCAAGTGTTCACGCATACAAAAACATCTTGCTGGCACATGCGCAACTGACGTAAAAGGTTTGCATTATAGAGAACTCGGGAAAACAACAATCACTACGATTATGAATGGAGAGATTTAAATGGCAATTGGAAGACTACTGAAATCTGCAATCAAATATGGCCCTATAGCATATCCCATTATTCGCAAAGTATTAAACAAAAGAAAACAAGGCAAAGCAGGTCAATCCCCTACTAAACAGCCTACTAAAAAACGCTAATAAAAAACGTTCTGGCATATATGCCGGAACGTTTTTTATTAGCATGAAACAGCTACTCTTCTTCCATAAAAAAGTGAACCTCTCAGTATTTAGAGAAAAGTGAATATGCATTTTCGCACATTTTAAACGTAAGGGATTTCTTGCTGTAAAGCCAAGTAACCTGTTTTGTTTTGATCAGAAGGTCGCTTCGCCGTTTCTTCAGCTTCGCTATCTTTTGGTTTCTTCTGTTCTTGCTGTTCTTGTGCTTCTATAATTTCCTCAAAAGACAGCGGGTTTGCTGGTGGCAGTTCAGAATTTTCTATAGTCCACGCTTCTTGATAGTTTTCGAAAAATGCGTTTGCCATCGCCTGGTAACCAATTACGTTCGGATGAACATCGGCTGGATTTGGAATTTTATCCACGCCGTTTGCACCAAATGGTTGGTCTACTGACACAAAAACAGCACCCGCTTTTTCAGCTGACAGTCGAAGAATTTCATTAAGCCGATCCAGTTGTTTGGACGTGCCATTTTTTTGACTTTCACGGACGTGAGGGTATGCAAAATAATAGCCCATCACATAAACAGTGGCATCTGGAGATTTTTCGGTAAGCTCAGACAAGATTAAGTCCATATTTTTTCTTGCTCCATTGAGCGCAAAATCTACTTGACGTTGTTGAAAAGTCAAAGAACCTTGTTTCGAGTCGTTTTGCACTAAACGCAACAGATCATTTGCTCCAGCTGATATCGTTATCAGATTAGCTGACCCAAGCACTTTTTCCGCCTCATCTGTTTGTATACTGTCTAACACATCAGCCGTTGTAAATCCAGGAAATGCCAAATTTTTCGAATAAAAGGCCACGGGTTGATTGCGTGTTAGTTCTTGATGGATCAAATCGGTATAACCCGTATCTATTTGTTGATTGGGTGTTTGTCCTGCTGCTAGTGAATCCCCGATTGCCACATACGCGGCAGGGATTTGTATCGCTGCTTGCGCAGAGGCCGTTCCACTAAACAATAGAAAACCAGCCATTGCTGCCATCCAATACTTCTTCATCTCCATCACCTCTTAGAATGCCCAGTTTCCGTTTCGGAAGATAGGCTCTTTTGAACCATCAATCGTGATGCCATCAATATTCATGTGCTCACTGCCTATCATGAAATCTTCATGGACAATTGACGTGTTAAGGCCGATAGCTGCTAGTTGATTGCGCTCTAAATCGCGTGCACCTTCGTAGCAAGTAGGATAAGAATCGCCAATCGCTAAATGATTTGAAGCATTTTCATCGAATAAGGTATTGTAAAACAGAATATTCGAATCGGAAATTGGAGAATGGAATGGCACTAATGCCACTTCTCCCAAATAAGCTGCCCCTTCGTCGGCGCTAATCATTTCGTCTAGAAGTTCTTGTCCTGTTGCTGCTTTGGCCTGAACAATTTTCCCTTTTTCAAAAGTCAGTGTAAATCCATCAATCACATTGCCTTGGTAGACCAGTGGCTTTGTGTTCTGAACGATGCCATCTACTCCATGCTTCAACGGAACGGTGTAAACTTCTTCGGTCGGCATATTCGCAATAAATGGATTTCCTTGAGGCGTTTTTGACGCACCAGACATCCAAATGTGCTTGTCTGGAAGTTCAATAGTTAAATTCGTTCCAGGTGCACTATACTGCAATTTCACGTAACGTTTATCGTTTAATTGCATAGCTCGTTTCTCTAACAAGGCGATGTGGTTTTTCCAAGCTTCCACTGCATTGCCTTCACCGATTCGTACAGTTTTGAAAATAGCTTGCCATAAAGACTCCATTTGTTGTTCAGCCGGCAAGTTGGGAAACACTTTTTGTGCCCATTTTGAGGACGGAATTGCAACAATCGACCATGCTACTTTGTCCGTTCCAACTGCTTGACGATAGCGCTCTAACGCTGTTCCTGAAGCTTTTTGCCAATCGGCCAAACGTTTTGCTGGAATTCCAGTTAGCAAATCCGGATCTTCCGCATCAATCCACAGGAAAGCCCCACCCGTATTAACAACTTCGTCTCGCTGTAAGACAGACCATTCTGGATATTCTTTAAATGTATCATCAGGAGCTAATTCAAAATGCGTTCGTGTCAATACCGGATCTTCGTAATTAACCTGTACGCGTTTAGCACCTGCTTCATAAGCTTTTCTAACGACAATCCGCGTAAATTCAAGCGTGTCAATTGTTGTATTGATGACGACCAATTGTCCTTTTTGAACATTTAATCCGACATAAACCGTTAATTCAGCGTATTGTTCAAGCTTTTCATGAAAATTCATCGCTTATTCCCCTTCGCGGCAATGGTTTTGCTAGATCCTTCGATTAACTTACCACCATGAACAATTTTTTGAACAGGCTTAGAAGGCAATTCTTTCGTAAATTTTTTATAATGACGTTCATCAGCATACGCCAACAAAGTCAATACTTCACCATCAGCCCCAGCTCTTCCGGTTCTCCCTGAACGATGTAAGTATTGCTCAACGGTTTGTGGAACATCGACGTGAACCACATGCGTCACCAAATCGATATCCAATCCACGTGCCGCTACTTCTGTTGCAATCAAAACGGCTACTTCCCCTTTACGAAAAGCATCTAATGCTTTTTTACGTTCATCTTTTTTCATTTCAGAATGCAATGTGACGATTTTCGCGTCACGGAATTTCAATTTATTTTCCTTCATTAGCAACTGATCTAAGTTATTCACAAACGCTAATGCTTTCATGCCTGGAATATGCGAAATGCTGCGCAGCAATTCCGTTTTATCACGTTCATCCACTTTGATGAATGAATGCGTCACTTTGCCAAACATTGGTAAATCTGCAGCTGTTACTTGCAGACGCGTTGGATGTTGCATTAACCGTTCGGCAACTACTTCTATTTCTTCTGTAATGGTCGCAGACACAAGAACCAATTGGCGATCATGTTGCGTTTTTTCAATCAAGTCTTTCATAATCCCACGGTGCTCACGCGCCATTAACTGATCGCCTTCATCCAATACCAACATACGGATTTCATGCATTTTCAATTTTTTCGTTTTCACTAATTCATTTAGACGTCCCGGAGTTCCAACTACAATCGTTGGCTTTTTCTTCAGCTTTTCTAATTGACGCTGCATATTTGCACCACCAATCAACTGCGTAACGGTTACGTCTGTTCCTTCTGTCCACTCACGTAAGACATTAACGATTTGCATAGACAATTCCTGCGATGGCGCAACGATCATTGCTTGTATTGCTGGTTTTTCTGGATTTACTCGTTCTAATATCGGCAAGACATATGCCAAAGTTTTACCAGAACCTGTTGGAGATTCTGCTACGATATCATTGCCTGCTAACATTTCTGGAATCATCTGGTCTTGAATCGGCATTGCCGCTTCAAATCCAGCCTTCTCCCATTTCTCTTGCCATATTGGACTTAGTTCTTTTATAAAAGTCATTTGCGATTCCACCTTTTTTTCAATGCTTTTAGTGTACCATATTTGCTGTTTTATCGCCTTTTTGAAACCGGAAAAGTGCAAGCCTCCCTAGTGTCTAATGACTAACAAAGTGCAGTCATTTCTATTTTCTTAAATTCAAAAAGCCAGCCCGGATACCGGACTGACTCAGTCAATTATTCAGTTACTTCTTTTCGTCTGTAGACAATTTCTTTTTCGGCTTCAGTGACTGGTCGAACAGGCTTTTTAATAAAGAAAGCCAGTATCAATGATACGAGCGCGATAAAAGTAGAAACGAAAAACGCGAAGTTAATGCCGTCAAGCATGGCTAAGTTCAAAATACTCTCCGGAGAAGTTCCACTTGCCGCCAATTCTTTCGCTGACGATTCGGTGCGTGTGTTCATGATGGTAATTAAGAAAGCAGATCCAACAGCCCCTGCCACTTGCTGCAACGTATTATTGATTGCTGTTCCGTGAGGGTAAGATTTTATCGGCAAGGTATTCAAACCGTTGGTCATAACCGGCATCATAACCATTGAAATACCAAACATCCGCAATGTGTAAATTACCATAATACTGACGTAACTAGAGTCTAAGCTCAATTGGCTAAACATATACGTCGTTAAAACAACTAATGACAACCCAGGAATGGCCAACACTTTAGCGCCAAAACGGTCGAAAAGTCGGCCAGTAATCGGCGACATAAAGCCCATAATTAAAGCGCCCGGCAACATTAACAACCCCGAGTTAATCGGTGAAATTCCTTTGATGGTTTGGATATAAATCGGCATTAAAATCATTGCTGAGAACATAGACATGGAAAGAGAAATTGAAATAGCAGATGATAAAGCAAACATCGGATATTTATAAATTCGAATTTCCAGTAAAGGCTCATCTAATTTTAATTGGCGGAACCCGAAAACAATTAAAGATATCACACCTATTGCGATTGTCACTATGACAGTGGCATTGGTCCAGCCGAGCGTTCCGGCTGAACTGAACCCGTATAAAACACCGCCGAATCCTAAACTTGAAAGAGCCAACGAAGCTTTATCAAGTGATATATCTCTATTTTGGAATGTTAGGTTCTTTAATTTGAATATCCCTAAAGTAAGAGGAACTAGTGCGATCGGTAAGACAATCCAAAAGAGAACACGCCATGAGTAATGCTCGACGATAAATCCAGAAAGAGTTGGGCCAATTGCAGGTGCAACGACCATAACCAGTCCGAATATCCCCATTGCAGATCCTCGTTTTTCAACAGGAAAAGCAGCAAGCATAACGTTCATTAATAATGGCATCATCAATGCTGCCCCAGAAGCTTGGACCATTCTGCCGATTAGCAGAATGCTAAATGTTGGCGATATTGCCGCCAATAATGTGCCGAGTGCAAATAATGACATCGCCACAATGAAAATCGAACGATTGGAATAGCGCTGAATGAAAAAAGCACTAGCAGGAATCAAAATCCCGTTAACTAGCATATAGCCTGTAACTAACCATTGTGCTGTAGAAGCGGCTATATTTAAATCGATCATAATTTCAGGCAATGCAATGTTCAACAAAGTCTGATTAAAAATCGCTACGAACGCGCCGGTAAAGAGAATGGCAATAATGCCATAAGGTGGTTTTTTCTGTTCTGTCATATTTTCATTTCCTCCATACATCTTACGCTTTTTCTATTTCTTCATTTGATTATTCTATACCGGTTGTATATTTTTTTCAAGTCAAATGTTTTATTCATCTTTAATCATTGATTTGAAAGCGTTTTTAACTTATTATAAAGATAGACTAACGGTATAAAGGTGAGGTATATGAATCCGAAAAAACAACAAATTTTAAGCGCAGCCTACAAGCTGTTCATCAATAAAGGCTATAACCCCTCTTCTATCCAAGACATACTCGATGATGCTGGCGTGTCTAAAGGAACTTTCTACAACTATTTCGGTTCCAAATCTGAGTGCCTTATGGCAATCATGGAATCTATTGGCAGTGAAATTCGCCAGCAACGATTAGCCGCAGCACTTGGAATGCTAACCAACGATCCAGAGGTTCTGGCAGAACAACTGTCTATTCGCATCAAGCTGAACCTTGAAAAAAATCTATTTTCTCTCTACGAAAGCATCTTTTATTCACAAGATCCGGAACTAAAAGCATTTTCCATTAAACAATATACGTTAGAAATGGAATGGATTTCTTCACGAATCGTAGATGTTTTTGGCAAAGAAGCAGCTCCTTACGCATTAGAAAATGCGGCTTTTGTCCACGGTTATGTTCAGCAACTGATCCATTTATGGCGTCTCGTTTCTGTGGAGGAATTACCGGCAGAAAAACTCTCTTCTTTTGTCGTCCGCCGCTTACAAGCAACGATAACTCTTCAAATAGCAGCGAAAGACAGTTTTATTGGCAAGCTCAAATTACCAATCGCCACTTTAGCAGATCATGTTAGCATTGAAGAACTTGCTATGCTATTAGAAGCTTATGCTCAAAACTTAAAAGATCATGCCAACACACGGCAATTAGTGCAGTTTCTAGCAACAGAGCTCGCCACAGAAGCGCCGAGAAAAGCGTTAATTGAAAGTGTCCTAACGACTTTAGCTAATGACAAACGGATCGAAGCTGAACTGTCGATACTCATAGAACAAGTATGGAAGCATTTAGACGAGTTGGCATAAAAAAAGCGAAGCCAGTTTTGGCTTCGCTTTTTTCGACATTTGCTTTTGTGTGCATTTCATCACTAGTAGCTATATTGTCTTCCAGCAAAATGGGGATGCCATGCAAATGTGAAATCGTTTCTTTGTACATTAAAACTGATTTTTTCTGAAGTTAAGTTATCAGCTGTCAGTTCTTGCTACATTTCGGCAATCGTCAGTTCAACTAATCGATTCTTGCGATAGGTTGCTAATTTTTCATCACACATGAACATGGCTCCTACTTTGTATCAACCATTAAAAAAAGCCAGAATCAACCGGCTTTTTCATTGTCTGTATAAGTTTTCATTAATTCATAAAGTGAAGTTTCATATAATTGTCTGCCATTGATCTTAAATACATTTTGTTCGACTAACCCTTGAATGATGGTTTCACGTTTATCTGTGAATTTTGACTCGGGCACTTGTTTCATTTTCATCGTTATCTCCTTCTGGAAGTATTCTTTTATCTTTACCCTATGATTTATCTCTTTAAAACCTGTAACTCAGTAAAGTTGTGTCAAAAATAAAAAAAGAGTTTAATCAGCGCGTTTCGCCAATTAAACTCTTTTTTTATTTTTCTAGCTCTAGCCAAGCCACTGCTTCACAATGCGTTGACTGTGGGAACATATCAACAGGCTGTACTTCTTTTGTGCGGTAGCCACCATCTTCTAATATGCGCAAGTCACGCGCAAGTGTAGCCGGGTTACACGATACATAAACAACACGCGATGGACGCTGCTTGAGAATAGTCCGTAGCAACTGCTCATCACAGCCTTTACGTGGTGGATCGACCACTAAAACATCCGCCTGCTTGCCTTCTTTGTACCAGCGCGGAATCACTTGTTCGGCAGGTCCTGCTTCAAATAATGTATTTGTTAAACCATTTAGTTCCGCGTTGCGTTTAGCGTCTTCAATTGCTTGCGGCACAATTTCAACACCCATGACAAATTTAGCTTGCTTTGCAAGGAACAGAGAAATGGTCCCAATGCCACAATACGCATCAATGACGGTCTCCTGTCCCGTTAATTGAGCGTATTCAAGCGCTTGACCGTAAAGAATTTCTGTTTGTATCGGGTTGATTTGATAAAAAGAGCGTGCTGAAATTTCAAAACGAACGTTACCGATCCGATCTTCAATCACATCTTTGCCCCAAAGCGTTACGGTTTCATCACCAAAAATAACATTGGTTTTTTCATGGTTGATGTTTTGGACAATCGATGTCACTTCCGGAACAGTTGCTTGAATCAATTCAATTGCTCGTGCTGAATGAGCAAACTTCTTTTTCTTAGTGACTAAAACGACCATAATTTCTCCAGTCGCTCGAGCTTTCCGAACCACTACGTGGCGAAGCATACCGCGGTGTGTAGCTTCTTCGTAAGGTTCAATGCCTATTTCCACTAAGTTGTTTTTCAAAGCGACCATAATCGCATCTGCTTCAGGTGTTTGAATCAAACATGTATCCGTATCTGCAATGTCATGAGAACGCGGCTGATAAAATCCAGCGACCACTTTGCCGTCTTGTGTACCAAAAGGAATTTGAGATTTATTGCGGTAGCGCCACGGATCTTCCATACCTTTAACTGGATGTACCGGCACATCTGGTAATTTACCGATACGTGTAATCGCGTCGCGCACTAATTTTCGTTTAAAAGTCATCTGTCCTTCGTAGGACAAGTGCTGAATTTGACAGCCTCCACATGTATCAAACACTGGACACGGAGCTGTAACACGAAAAGGTGAAGCTTGCTGTATTTCGATTAGCTTTGCAAAGCCATAAGATTTCAAGGTTTTTAACACATGGACCGAGACATCTTCTCCTGGCAAAGCGCCTGGGATAAACAGCGGATAGCCATCAACTTTTGCTACGCCTGCACCGTCATGTGTCAAATCTTCTACATGGACTGTTAGTCGATCGTTTTTGTTTACTGGTTTCAAAAAAATTCACTCCATTTCACATCTACTTATCATACAACAAAAAAACGCGTCAGGCAAAAGCCTGTACGCGTTCCTAATTTTTTTCTTTTCTAGCGGGACCATCTTTCAGAGAGAACCAGAAACCAAAAATAATGGCTCCGAACAACACTAGAAATGGTGCATAAAATATCATGAAATCCTGCATGAATAATGCCTCCTCTTATGCGTGGTAATCTGATTTGCCTTCCACGTAGTCCTTATCGAACAAGAACAGACGGAACAACAAGTAAAGCGATGGCAACAACAAGAACAGCCCTGCGATAAATGCAATGATCAAAGCAATCGCCATGGCTTCATTTGTAAAGCTGTCATATATCGTCAAATACGGATAAAGCAAGTACGGGTAATGGGATGCACCATAGGCGAAGAATGCTGTAAAGAACTGACCCATTAACAAAATAAAAGCCCAACCGTAATGACGCTTTTTCCAAATTAGGTAAACCGTTCCAGCAAACAATAAGAACGACAATGCGAATGCCCACCATAAATCAAGAATACGAGCGTAATGCTCTGGATTGTGGCCACGCAGTTCGTAAATAATCCCGGTTGCAGTAACGATTGCGGGAGCTGCCCAAACGAGTGCATATTTACGCATCAAATCAGTCGCTTTCGCATCACCAGCTTTCGATGAGTACCAAGTTAAAAATACCGACGAAATATAAAGAACTGCTGTTAAACTCAAAACGACAATACTCCACATTAACGGACTGGTGAACAATGCCCAGTAATCCAAGTAAGGCTGGCCATTATCAAGTTGGATAAAGCCACCTTCAGACATGGCAAGAACTGGTGATAATGCCGCTGGTAACAACAGCCCAGACAACCCATACATATAGATATACCCTCTATGATTGATTTTTGCTCCGTAAGTCGCAAAAGCGTAATAGGAACCTCGAATCGCCAGCAGTATCAATGCTAGACTAGCTGGAACTAATAAGGTTGTACCGTAGTAAAAAGCGGTTTGCGGAAAAAATCCGATAATCCCGACAAAGAAGAAAACAAAAAATACGTTGGTAACTTCCCAAACTGGTGACAAGTAGCGCTGAATAACCCCTGTCAAAATATGTTGCTTGCCAACAAACGAGCTATAGGCATTAAAGAAGCCGGCGCCGAAGTCAATCGACGCCACGATGACGTATAGAAACAGAAACAACCATAAAACAGAAATCCCAATAATTTCTAGAGTCATTCTTCTTCACCGCCTTTGCCATTTTCACGTGCTGCTAATTCTTTTTCAACGGGGTTGCGTCTATACATTCTCGAAAGAACAACAACCGTCCCGATTCCTAGAATCAAATACAAGCCAGCAAACAAAACAATCATCAAGTCCACATGACCACTAGTAGTTGCCGCTTCATCAATCTTCATATGACCTCGAAGAATCCAAGGCTGGCGTCCTACTTCTGTAAACCACCATCCTGCTTCAATAGCCACGAGTGCCAAAGGACCTCCTGCTACTGTTAGCCAACGGAACCATTTTGTCCGTATAAACGACCAGTTACGCCAAGCCGCCACAACATAGACAAAGGAGAAGAAGGCTAGCCACATCCCAATAGTGACCATCGTATCAAAAAGATAGTGGATCCATAATGGTGGAATTTCGTCCTCTGGGAACTCATTAAGACCTGTTACTTCAGCAAATGGATTACTGTGCGCCAGTATGCTTAAAGCATATGGAATCTTAATGGCGTACTTCACTTCTTCACCATCTAAAACTCCAAACATGACCAAACCAGCATCTTCTTCGGTTTCAAAATGCCACTCAGCAGCTGCCAATTTTTCCGGCTGATACTCTGCCAAATACTTACCAGAAAAATCACCAATTAAAGCCGTAGCGACAGAAAATACCAATGCTAACTTCATCGTCAAGAACAAAGCTTTTTTGTGATAAATATGCGTAGAGCCACGTAACATTCGGAAAGCCGCAATAGAAGCCAGTAAAAATGCGCTGGTCATGAAAGCTGTCGCCATAACGTGCGCTACTTTTGTCGGTACTGCAGGACTAAACATCGCCAGTAGCGGGCTGACGTTAACCATTTCACCATTTAGTATTTCAAAGCCCTGTGGTTGGTTCATAAAGGCGTT is part of the Planococcus kocurii genome and encodes:
- a CDS encoding cytochrome d ubiquinol oxidase subunit II, producing the protein MTLEIIGISVLWLFLFLYVIVASIDFGAGFFNAYSSFVGKQHILTGVIQRYLSPVWEVTNVFFVFFFVGIIGFFPQTAFYYGTTLLVPASLALILLAIRGSYYAFATYGAKINHRGYIYMYGLSGLLLPAALSPVLAMSEGGFIQLDNGQPYLDYWALFTSPLMWSIVVLSLTAVLYISSVFLTWYSSKAGDAKATDLMRKYALVWAAPAIVTATGIIYELRGHNPEHYARILDLWWAFALSFLLFAGTVYLIWKKRHYGWAFILLMGQFFTAFFAYGASHYPYLLYPYLTIYDSFTNEAMAIALIIAFIAGLFLLLPSLYLLFRLFLFDKDYVEGKSDYHA
- the fbpA gene encoding Fur-regulated basic protein FbpA, whose translation is MKMKQVPESKFTDKRETIIQGLVEQNVFKINGRQLYETSLYELMKTYTDNEKAG
- a CDS encoding TetR/AcrR family transcriptional regulator; amino-acid sequence: MNPKKQQILSAAYKLFINKGYNPSSIQDILDDAGVSKGTFYNYFGSKSECLMAIMESIGSEIRQQRLAAALGMLTNDPEVLAEQLSIRIKLNLEKNLFSLYESIFYSQDPELKAFSIKQYTLEMEWISSRIVDVFGKEAAPYALENAAFVHGYVQQLIHLWRLVSVEELPAEKLSSFVVRRLQATITLQIAAKDSFIGKLKLPIATLADHVSIEELAMLLEAYAQNLKDHANTRQLVQFLATELATEAPRKALIESVLTTLANDKRIEAELSILIEQVWKHLDELA
- the rlmD gene encoding 23S rRNA (uracil(1939)-C(5))-methyltransferase RlmD, which codes for MKPVNKNDRLTVHVEDLTHDGAGVAKVDGYPLFIPGALPGEDVSVHVLKTLKSYGFAKLIEIQQASPFRVTAPCPVFDTCGGCQIQHLSYEGQMTFKRKLVRDAITRIGKLPDVPVHPVKGMEDPWRYRNKSQIPFGTQDGKVVAGFYQPRSHDIADTDTCLIQTPEADAIMVALKNNLVEIGIEPYEEATHRGMLRHVVVRKARATGEIMVVLVTKKKKFAHSARAIELIQATVPEVTSIVQNINHEKTNVIFGDETVTLWGKDVIEDRIGNVRFEISARSFYQINPIQTEILYGQALEYAQLTGQETVIDAYCGIGTISLFLAKQAKFVMGVEIVPQAIEDAKRNAELNGLTNTLFEAGPAEQVIPRWYKEGKQADVLVVDPPRKGCDEQLLRTILKQRPSRVVYVSCNPATLARDLRILEDGGYRTKEVQPVDMFPQSTHCEAVAWLELEK
- the cydS gene encoding cytochrome bd oxidase small subunit CydS, encoding MQDFMIFYAPFLVLFGAIIFGFWFSLKDGPARKEKN
- a CDS encoding MDR family MFS transporter, with the translated sequence MTEQKKPPYGIIAILFTGAFVAIFNQTLLNIALPEIMIDLNIAASTAQWLVTGYMLVNGILIPASAFFIQRYSNRSIFIVAMSLFALGTLLAAISPTFSILLIGRMVQASGAALMMPLLMNVMLAAFPVEKRGSAMGIFGLVMVVAPAIGPTLSGFIVEHYSWRVLFWIVLPIALVPLTLGIFKLKNLTFQNRDISLDKASLALSSLGFGGVLYGFSSAGTLGWTNATVIVTIAIGVISLIVFGFRQLKLDEPLLEIRIYKYPMFALSSAISISLSMSMFSAMILMPIYIQTIKGISPINSGLLMLPGALIMGFMSPITGRLFDRFGAKVLAIPGLSLVVLTTYMFSQLSLDSSYVSIMVIYTLRMFGISMVMMPVMTNGLNTLPIKSYPHGTAINNTLQQVAGAVGSAFLITIMNTRTESSAKELAASGTSPESILNLAMLDGINFAFFVSTFIALVSLILAFFIKKPVRPVTEAEKEIVYRRKEVTE
- a CDS encoding aminopeptidase yields the protein MNFHEKLEQYAELTVYVGLNVQKGQLVVINTTIDTLEFTRIVVRKAYEAGAKRVQVNYEDPVLTRTHFELAPDDTFKEYPEWSVLQRDEVVNTGGAFLWIDAEDPDLLTGIPAKRLADWQKASGTALERYRQAVGTDKVAWSIVAIPSSKWAQKVFPNLPAEQQMESLWQAIFKTVRIGEGNAVEAWKNHIALLEKRAMQLNDKRYVKLQYSAPGTNLTIELPDKHIWMSGASKTPQGNPFIANMPTEEVYTVPLKHGVDGIVQNTKPLVYQGNVIDGFTLTFEKGKIVQAKAATGQELLDEMISADEGAAYLGEVALVPFHSPISDSNILFYNTLFDENASNHLAIGDSYPTCYEGARDLERNQLAAIGLNTSIVHEDFMIGSEHMNIDGITIDGSKEPIFRNGNWAF
- a CDS encoding SGNH/GDSL hydrolase family protein; the protein is MKKYWMAAMAGFLLFSGTASAQAAIQIPAAYVAIGDSLAAGQTPNQQIDTGYTDLIHQELTRNQPVAFYSKNLAFPGFTTADVLDSIQTDEAEKVLGSANLITISAGANDLLRLVQNDSKQGSLTFQQRQVDFALNGARKNMDLILSELTEKSPDATVYVMGYYFAYPHVRESQKNGTSKQLDRLNEILRLSAEKAGAVFVSVDQPFGANGVDKIPNPADVHPNVIGYQAMANAFFENYQEAWTIENSELPPANPLSFEEIIEAQEQQEQKKPKDSEAEETAKRPSDQNKTGYLALQQEIPYV
- a CDS encoding M20 family metallopeptidase → MIELLKELIKIQSDTKEGANKALLFCADWLKTKGESVKVHDNKGYLMLTAVKGQGEETIVWNGHVDVVPGHKEQFVPVEEGDRLYGRGAADMKAGVAAMMQAFVELDSSLVTREVQLHIVTDEEIGGRHTSKWLVEQGFHGDFVICGEPTGLKVGLQSKGILRMDMVFKGKPAHGSRPWEGINAIESAMKFHLSVADLPFRKESTEYYEQPSVNLPIIKAGQRYNVVPEVCEMSYDIRFMPGQQKEEIVRQLVDLAETLNVTMDYKASGSTPPLTTTKDNPFIQSLQKAITATTQQQAVLFGQHGAADTRYYAAVNGGEGAIEFGPSGDDWHGNAEYVTISSVHAYKNILLAHAQLT
- a CDS encoding DEAD/DEAH box helicase, with protein sequence MTFIKELSPIWQEKWEKAGFEAAMPIQDQMIPEMLAGNDIVAESPTGSGKTLAYVLPILERVNPEKPAIQAMIVAPSQELSMQIVNVLREWTEGTDVTVTQLIGGANMQRQLEKLKKKPTIVVGTPGRLNELVKTKKLKMHEIRMLVLDEGDQLMAREHRGIMKDLIEKTQHDRQLVLVSATITEEIEVVAERLMQHPTRLQVTAADLPMFGKVTHSFIKVDERDKTELLRSISHIPGMKALAFVNNLDQLLMKENKLKFRDAKIVTLHSEMKKDERKKALDAFRKGEVAVLIATEVAARGLDIDLVTHVVHVDVPQTVEQYLHRSGRTGRAGADGEVLTLLAYADERHYKKFTKELPSKPVQKIVHGGKLIEGSSKTIAAKGNKR